One part of the Suncus etruscus isolate mSunEtr1 chromosome 2, mSunEtr1.pri.cur, whole genome shotgun sequence genome encodes these proteins:
- the GTF2H3 gene encoding general transcription factor IIH subunit 3 isoform X2, giving the protein MVMGNSHLFMNRSNRLAVIASHIQESRFLYPGKNGGFGDFLGDPNNPPSEFNPSGSKDGKYELLTAANEVIAEEVKDLITKSDIKGQHTETLLAGSLAKALCYIHRMNKEVKDNQEMKSRILVIKAAEDSSLQYMNFMNVIFAAQKQNILIDACVLDSDSGLLQQACDITGGLYLKVPQMPSLLQYLLWVFLPDQDQRSQLILPPPAHVDYRAACFCHRNLIEIGYVCSVCLSIFCTFSPICTTCETAFKISLPPVLKAKKKKLKVSA; this is encoded by the exons ATGGTGATGGGGAATTCGCATTTATTCATGAACCGCTCCAACAGGCTTGCTGTGATTGCAAGCCACATCCAGGAGAG CCGATTTCTCTACCCTGGGAAGAACGGAGGTTTTGGTGACTTTCTGGGTGACCCTAACAACCCGCCTTCTGAGTTCAACCCCTCGGGGAGTAAAGATGGGAAGTATGAACTACTGACAGCAGCCAATGAAGTGATCGCTGAAGAAGTTAAAGATCTGATAACCAAGA GCGACATAAAGGGGCAGCACACAGAGACGCTGCTGGCGGGCTCCCTTGCCAAGGCCCTCTGCT ACATCCATAGGATGAATAAGGAGGTAAAAG ATAACCAGGAAATGAAATCAAGGATATTG GTGATCAAGGCGGCAGAGGACAGCTCGCTGCAGTACATGAACTTCATGAATGTCATCTTTGCAGCCCAGAAGCAG AACATTCTGATTGATGCCTGCGTCCTCGATTCAGACTCAGGGCTGCTCCAGCAG GCGTGTGACATCACAGGGGGGCTCTATCTGAAGGTGCCTCAGATGCCCTCACTGCTGCAGTATCTGTTG TGGGTTTTTCTTCCTGATCAAGACCAGCGGTCACAGCTCATCCTCCCGCCACCTGCCCACGTGGATTACCGGGCCGCCTGCTTCTGCCACCGCAACCTCATCGAGATCGGCTATGTCTGCTCCGTGTGCCTGTCCA TTTTCTGTACGTTCAGCCCGATCTGCACCACATGCGA GACGGCCTTCAAGATCTCTCTCCCTCCTGTACTCAAGGCTAAGAAGAAGAAGCTCAAAGTATCTGCCTGA
- the TCTN2 gene encoding tectonic-2 gives MGSRPPGSVLVGLLLLTSTPRLLWACMVFVPPSIRMSSPEVSATLLGGGPEDMTVSLVLLQDDEGWLPAPRCGSQSNETGNWSVTMTPLMGALELTVSLRRLPARCSSEEPSFSSETPCLVQTVLVSACNTSCEAHLLIQAEIFASSSPAHNVSENVTVIPNQVYQPLGPCPCNLTARACDICCCCDQECSEELKGLFRDSCFTGVFGGNVTPPSDQLCSVEPALPGPDWFPLLCVQSPPENSPFLGYFFHGTLSPSPGFSAFGVSLPAAPILFSDLGYRQGDPVRTEEGAYFTIPQASSAGPCLQQAPVAFLQNLLVRCIIDLEMLQQRDRTSILRLRIRSDPSGGSITPSIKYEEAADLDSLITGSGPLLGSGTAPRNVTVEEHYVFRWNNNSISEVNVTIIQATVHAQQTGTLTQTIIVQFVSDNISNEPETSGNPGYQLGRPVRALNAEGISNVTTLHLWQPVRGGLCAEASLKPILFGENVQSGCVLPVGILQAMNCTQLREVAAEQLQSLIRATHVAMRGNSDVRDLSDGWLGIIGEGPSVSNSSSCSGICRDVPAQLRIRVLVSDAGAVEGVPQWVILGVDSRFFYVDWQFPCGLTCEDQAEFFPLGASVHFIEVPAQLPHPLTRYRINFTEYDCDRNDVCWPQLVYPLTRHYHGEPYSQCLAKSLLLLAFLMSALLLSDPCVRICRARKPPAACLSRL, from the exons ATGGGGTCCCGGCCCCCGGGCTCGGTGCTAGTGGGGCTCCTCCTCCTGACGAGCACCCCAAGGCTGCTGTGGGCCTGCATGG TTTTCGTCCCTCCTTCCATCCGCATGTCCAGCCCTGAAGTCAGCGCGACCCTGCTCGGAGGAGGCCCTGAGGACATGACTGTGTCTCTAGTTTTGTTGCAGGACGACGAGG GGTGGCTGCCCGCACCAAGGTGTGGCTCGCAGAGCAATGAGACAGGGAACTGGAGCGTGACCATGACCCCCCTTATG GGTGCGTTGGAGTTGACTGTGAGTTTGAGAAGACTCCCGGCGCGATGCTCCTCTGAGGAGCCCAGTTTCTCTTCAGAGACCCCATGCCTGGTCCAGACAGTTCTGGTTTCGGCCTGCAACACCTCCTGTGAAGCCCACCTCCTCATTCAGGCAGAAATCTTCGCCAGCTCCTCCCCTGCCCACAACGTGTCAG AGAATGTGACGGTCATTCCGAACCAGGTGTACCAGCCCCTGGGGCCCTGCCCTTGTAACCTGACCGCCAGGGCCTGTGATATCTGTTGCTGCTGTGACCAG GAGTGCTCGGAGGAACTGAAGGGCCTGTTCCGAGACTCCTGTTTCACCGGTGTCTTTGGTGGCAATGTGACACCTCCCTCAGACCAGCTCTGCTCTGTGGAGCCAGCTCTCCCGGGCCCCGACTGGTTTCCCCTTCTGTGTGTGCAGTCACCCCCCGAAAATTCGCCCTTCCTCGGCTACTTCTTCCACGGAACCCT TTCCCCAAGCCCTGGATTTTCTGCCTTTGGAGTGTCTCTGCCAGCTGCCCCCATACTCTTCTCAGACCTTGGATACAGACAGGGAGACCCAGTCAGGACTGAGGAAGGTGCCTATTTCACTATTCCTCAG GCCTCCTCCGCAGGTCCCTGTCTGCAGCAGGCTCCGGTGGCCTTTCTCCAGAACCTCCTTGTCCGATGCATCATTGACCTGGAAATGCTTCAGCAGCGAGACAGGACTTCCATTTTGAGATTGCGGATTCGGAGTGACCCCTCAGGAG GCTCCATCACACCCAGCATCAAGTACGAGGAGGCAGCGGACCTGGACAGCCTCATCACCGGCTCAG GCCCACTTTTGGGGTCAGGCACGGCCCCTAGAAACGTGACTGTGGAGGAACATTATGTTTTTCGGTGGAACAATAATTCCATCAGCGAGGTGAACGTCACAATTATTCAAGCCACAGTGCACGCCCAGCAGACAG GAACCCTGACACAGACGATCATAGTACAGTTTGTCAGCGACAACATCAGCAATGAACCAGAAACATCAGGAAACCCAG GTTACCAGCTTGGCAGGCCTGTGCGAGCTCTGAATGCTGAAGGGATCAGTAATGTAACAACACTACATCTTTGGCAGCCAG TCAGAGGGGGTCTGTGTGCAGAAGCAAGCCTCAAACCCATCCTATTTGGAGAGAATGTGCAGTCTGGTTGTGTCCTGCCAGTGGGCATCCTGCAAGCCATGAACTGTACCCAGCTGAG AGAAGTGGCCGCGGAACAACTTCAGTCTTTAATCCGAGCAACCCATGTGGCCATGAGAGGCAACTCCGATGTCCGGGACCTGAGTGACGGCTGGTTAGGGATTATTG GCGAAGGTCCATCTGTGAGTAATTCCAGTAGCTGCAGTGGCATCTGCCGGGACGTCCCTGCTCAGCTGCGAATCCGTGTCCTGGTGTCGGATGCTGGGGCCGTGGAAGGAGTCCCACAGTGGGTCATCCTTGGCGTGGACAGCAG GTTCTTCTACGTGGACTGGCAGTTCCCGTGTGGACTCACTTGTGAGGATCAGGCTGAGTTCTTCCCGCTCGGAGCATCTGTGCACTTCATTGAGGTCCCTGCCCAGTTACCCCATCCACTCACGAG GTACCGGATAAATTTCACCGAGTACGACTGTGACAGAAATGATGTGTGTTGGCCACAACTTGTCTATCCTCTCACCCGACACTATCACG GAGAGCCTTATTCTCAGTGCCTTGCCAAGAGCCTGCTGCTGCTGGCTTTCCTGATGTCGGCGCTGCTCCTGAGTGACCCCTGTGTCCGaatctgcagagccaggaaaccccCTGCTGCCTGCCTCAGTCGGCTTTGA
- the GTF2H3 gene encoding general transcription factor IIH subunit 3 isoform X1: MSDEDELNLFVIIVDTNPIWWGKQALKGSQFTLSKCIDAVMVMGNSHLFMNRSNRLAVIASHIQESRFLYPGKNGGFGDFLGDPNNPPSEFNPSGSKDGKYELLTAANEVIAEEVKDLITKSDIKGQHTETLLAGSLAKALCYIHRMNKEVKDNQEMKSRILVIKAAEDSSLQYMNFMNVIFAAQKQNILIDACVLDSDSGLLQQACDITGGLYLKVPQMPSLLQYLLWVFLPDQDQRSQLILPPPAHVDYRAACFCHRNLIEIGYVCSVCLSIFCTFSPICTTCETAFKISLPPVLKAKKKKLKVSA; the protein is encoded by the exons ATGTCGGACG AAGATGAATTGAATTTGTTCGTGATCATCGTTGACACCAACCCAATTTGGTGGGGGAAGCAAGCCCTGAAGGGGTCTCAG TTCACTTTATCCAAATGCATCGACGCTGTCATGGTGATGGGGAATTCGCATTTATTCATGAACCGCTCCAACAGGCTTGCTGTGATTGCAAGCCACATCCAGGAGAG CCGATTTCTCTACCCTGGGAAGAACGGAGGTTTTGGTGACTTTCTGGGTGACCCTAACAACCCGCCTTCTGAGTTCAACCCCTCGGGGAGTAAAGATGGGAAGTATGAACTACTGACAGCAGCCAATGAAGTGATCGCTGAAGAAGTTAAAGATCTGATAACCAAGA GCGACATAAAGGGGCAGCACACAGAGACGCTGCTGGCGGGCTCCCTTGCCAAGGCCCTCTGCT ACATCCATAGGATGAATAAGGAGGTAAAAG ATAACCAGGAAATGAAATCAAGGATATTG GTGATCAAGGCGGCAGAGGACAGCTCGCTGCAGTACATGAACTTCATGAATGTCATCTTTGCAGCCCAGAAGCAG AACATTCTGATTGATGCCTGCGTCCTCGATTCAGACTCAGGGCTGCTCCAGCAG GCGTGTGACATCACAGGGGGGCTCTATCTGAAGGTGCCTCAGATGCCCTCACTGCTGCAGTATCTGTTG TGGGTTTTTCTTCCTGATCAAGACCAGCGGTCACAGCTCATCCTCCCGCCACCTGCCCACGTGGATTACCGGGCCGCCTGCTTCTGCCACCGCAACCTCATCGAGATCGGCTATGTCTGCTCCGTGTGCCTGTCCA TTTTCTGTACGTTCAGCCCGATCTGCACCACATGCGA GACGGCCTTCAAGATCTCTCTCCCTCCTGTACTCAAGGCTAAGAAGAAGAAGCTCAAAGTATCTGCCTGA